One part of the Eucalyptus grandis isolate ANBG69807.140 chromosome 10, ASM1654582v1, whole genome shotgun sequence genome encodes these proteins:
- the LOC104422087 gene encoding RHOMBOID-like protein 9, chloroplastic isoform X1 produces MAVTPVRYKIPYICQPPLTRNIARQCHGLFMCDHSSTRDGPRWFCSGSVDISRGWSLQNEKMNGASFLQQDYWAEGHLKGFLKNATHRKSAQVICHASKDSSESQMRALDSYFGKLGDVDKTFLDDSNVKIEALAKSDVFKSQRGLDLQDAYLGKRKEGNGMSDTNSGDCASSHQDEITAKSDVMETLLPLKEESKIGYWRKTRVHNELRQMRDEKGQNSQVLQNFDDTSDLYLISIIASINIAVFLFEIASPVRNSDMDLFSLPLLYGAKINHLILTGEWWRLVTPMFLHSGVFHMALGCWALLTFGPKVCKGYGSFTFFLIYLLGGISGNLTSFLHTPDPTVGGTGPIFAMIGAWLIYQIQNKDMISKDISESMFQKAILATVLSFLLSNFGPIDDWTHLGAAVTGIVYGYFTCPTLQMDDASSTSGQEEGITLVGQPADSCKSLLVFALLTLVLGSLVFVIEPPLGTLVTENLE; encoded by the exons ATGGCTGTGACACCAGTACGTTACAAAATACCATATATTTGTCAGCCTCCATTGACCCGGAATATCGCAAGGCAGTGTCATGGGCTGTTCATGTGTGACCACAGTTCCACGAGAGATGGTCCGAGATGGTTCTGTTCTGGTTCTGTTGATATCAGCAGAGGATG GTctctgcaaaatgagaaaatgaacgGAGCATCCTTTTTACAGCAAGATTATTGGGCAGAAGGCCACCTAAAAGGCTTTCTGAAGAATGCCACGCACAGGAAAAGCGCACAGGTCATATGTCATGCTTCCAAGGATAGTAGTGAGAGCCAAATGCGGGCACTTGATTCTTATTTTGGCAAACTTGGAGATGTCGACAAGACCTTCTTGGACGATTCTAATGTAAAGATAGAAGCGCTTGCAAAAAGTGATGTTTTCAAGTCGCAAAGGGGGCTGGACCTGCAGGATGCTTATCTTGGCAAACGCAAGGAAGGAAACGGCATGTCAG ATACCAACTCCGGAGACTGTGCATCAAGTCATCAGGACGAGATCACTGCCAAAAGCGATGTTATGGAAACTCTGTTGCCTCTCAAAGAAGAATCTAAAATAGGTTATTGGAGGAAAACGAGAGTTCACAATGAACTAAGGCAAATGAGAGATGAGAAAGGGCAGAATTCTCAAGTTTTACAAAACTTCGATGACACTTCGGATCTTTACTTAAT AAGCATCATAGCTTCCATAAACATTGCTGTGTTTCTGTTTGAGATAGCGAGCCCTGTGCGGAACTCAGATATGGACCTATTCTCTCTTCCGCTGCTGTATGGAGCGAAAATCAATCACCTCATCCTGACAGGAGAATGGTGGAGGCTTGTCACACCTATGTTTCTG CACTCTGGAGTTTTCCATATGGCTCTTGGTTGTTGGGCGCTTCTCACATTCGGGCCTAAGGTTTGCAAAGGCTATGGTTCATTCACATTCTTCCTGATATACTTACTTGGAGGAATATCTGGCAACTTGACAAGCTTTCTACACACGCCAGACCCGACTGTTGGTGGCACG GGACCAATATTTGCCATGATAGGTGCGTGGCTCATCTATCAAATCCAAAACAAGGACATGATTTCGAAAGACATATCAGAGAGTATGTTCCAGAAGGCAATACTCGCGACGGTTCTCAGCTTCCTGTTGAGCAACTTTGGTCCAATAGATGACTG GACGCATTTGGGAGCAGCGGTCACGGGCATAGTGTACGGCTATTTTACGTGCCCGACCTTACAAATGGACGATGCATCTTCGACCTCTGGACAGGAAGAGGGAATCACTCTCGTTGGGCAACCTGCGGATTCTTGCAAATCGCTGCTCGTCTTTGCTCTCTTAACCCTTGTGTTGGGCTCTCTAGTTTTCGTTATCGAGCCGCCACTAGGCACTCTTGTGACCGAAAACCTAGAATAA
- the LOC104422087 gene encoding RHOMBOID-like protein 9, chloroplastic isoform X2, producing the protein MPCRSLQNEKMNGASFLQQDYWAEGHLKGFLKNATHRKSAQVICHASKDSSESQMRALDSYFGKLGDVDKTFLDDSNVKIEALAKSDVFKSQRGLDLQDAYLGKRKEGNGMSDTNSGDCASSHQDEITAKSDVMETLLPLKEESKIGYWRKTRVHNELRQMRDEKGQNSQVLQNFDDTSDLYLISIIASINIAVFLFEIASPVRNSDMDLFSLPLLYGAKINHLILTGEWWRLVTPMFLHSGVFHMALGCWALLTFGPKVCKGYGSFTFFLIYLLGGISGNLTSFLHTPDPTVGGTGPIFAMIGAWLIYQIQNKDMISKDISESMFQKAILATVLSFLLSNFGPIDDWTHLGAAVTGIVYGYFTCPTLQMDDASSTSGQEEGITLVGQPADSCKSLLVFALLTLVLGSLVFVIEPPLGTLVTENLE; encoded by the exons ATG CCTTGCAGGTctctgcaaaatgagaaaatgaacgGAGCATCCTTTTTACAGCAAGATTATTGGGCAGAAGGCCACCTAAAAGGCTTTCTGAAGAATGCCACGCACAGGAAAAGCGCACAGGTCATATGTCATGCTTCCAAGGATAGTAGTGAGAGCCAAATGCGGGCACTTGATTCTTATTTTGGCAAACTTGGAGATGTCGACAAGACCTTCTTGGACGATTCTAATGTAAAGATAGAAGCGCTTGCAAAAAGTGATGTTTTCAAGTCGCAAAGGGGGCTGGACCTGCAGGATGCTTATCTTGGCAAACGCAAGGAAGGAAACGGCATGTCAG ATACCAACTCCGGAGACTGTGCATCAAGTCATCAGGACGAGATCACTGCCAAAAGCGATGTTATGGAAACTCTGTTGCCTCTCAAAGAAGAATCTAAAATAGGTTATTGGAGGAAAACGAGAGTTCACAATGAACTAAGGCAAATGAGAGATGAGAAAGGGCAGAATTCTCAAGTTTTACAAAACTTCGATGACACTTCGGATCTTTACTTAAT AAGCATCATAGCTTCCATAAACATTGCTGTGTTTCTGTTTGAGATAGCGAGCCCTGTGCGGAACTCAGATATGGACCTATTCTCTCTTCCGCTGCTGTATGGAGCGAAAATCAATCACCTCATCCTGACAGGAGAATGGTGGAGGCTTGTCACACCTATGTTTCTG CACTCTGGAGTTTTCCATATGGCTCTTGGTTGTTGGGCGCTTCTCACATTCGGGCCTAAGGTTTGCAAAGGCTATGGTTCATTCACATTCTTCCTGATATACTTACTTGGAGGAATATCTGGCAACTTGACAAGCTTTCTACACACGCCAGACCCGACTGTTGGTGGCACG GGACCAATATTTGCCATGATAGGTGCGTGGCTCATCTATCAAATCCAAAACAAGGACATGATTTCGAAAGACATATCAGAGAGTATGTTCCAGAAGGCAATACTCGCGACGGTTCTCAGCTTCCTGTTGAGCAACTTTGGTCCAATAGATGACTG GACGCATTTGGGAGCAGCGGTCACGGGCATAGTGTACGGCTATTTTACGTGCCCGACCTTACAAATGGACGATGCATCTTCGACCTCTGGACAGGAAGAGGGAATCACTCTCGTTGGGCAACCTGCGGATTCTTGCAAATCGCTGCTCGTCTTTGCTCTCTTAACCCTTGTGTTGGGCTCTCTAGTTTTCGTTATCGAGCCGCCACTAGGCACTCTTGTGACCGAAAACCTAGAATAA
- the LOC104422089 gene encoding GDT1-like protein 5 isoform X2, translating to MDGQFVRLKSSVLCLLKILATQYPRKSVLLGCLVSVTAKTVISAMVGWAALSLLSKNWSHHVTTFMFFLLGLRSLWEGFTKDDDDNEELEVEKGWLMMICRRNRSLSLTSHQSFSRMAASQAFSLTFFRNWRNKSQLATIGLAADENILAVVLGGIAGQVLCTVAAVTGGESLASKISERLVTLLGGFLFLAFGVQSLLSPS from the exons ATGGACGGTCAATTTGTAAGGCTAAAATCGTCCGTTCTCTGCCTTCTTAAGATTCTGGCAACGCAATATCCGCGGAAGAGTGTCTTGCTAGGATGCCTGGTTTCAGTAACT gcaAAGACCGTGATCTCCGCTATGGTCGGCTGGGCTGCTCTAAGTCTG CTCTCGAAGAATTGGTCACATCATGTGACCACATTCATGTTTTTCCTGTTGGGTCTACGGTCCCTCTGGGAAGGGTTCACTAAGGATGATGA tGACAATGAAGAGTTGGAAGTAGAAAAGGGATG GTTGATGATGATTTGTAGACGCAACAGAAGCCTATCACTTACTTCTCACCAGTCTTTCTCAAG GATGGCTGCTTCGCAAGCGTTCTCACTCACCTTCTTCCGTAATTGGCGCAACAAAAGCCAG CTAGCAACGATTGGCTTGGCAGCTGATGAGAACATCTTAGCAGTGGTGCTTGGCGGAATAGC tGGACAAGTGTTGTGTACAGTTGCTGCTGTTACAGGGGGAGAGAGCCTGGCTTCTAAGATATCAGAGAGGCTG GTGACCCTCCTAGGTGGATTTCTCTTCCTAGCGTTTGGGGTCCAATCCCTACTTTCACCATCCTAA
- the LOC104422089 gene encoding GDT1-like protein 5 isoform X1 produces MNALVIQGFTKSLATTMLSDVGGRTFCVAAILATQYPRKSVLLGCLVSVTAKTVISAMVGWAALSLLSKNWSHHVTTFMFFLLGLRSLWEGFTKDDDDNEELEVEKGWLMMICRRNRSLSLTSHQSFSRMAASQAFSLTFFRNWRNKSQLATIGLAADENILAVVLGGIAGQVLCTVAAVTGGESLASKISERLVTLLGGFLFLAFGVQSLLSPS; encoded by the exons ATGAACGCTCTAGTAATACAG GGTTTCACCAAGTCGCTTGCCACGACTATGCTCTCAGATGTTGGCGGCCGGACGTTCTGCGTTGCCGCC ATTCTGGCAACGCAATATCCGCGGAAGAGTGTCTTGCTAGGATGCCTGGTTTCAGTAACT gcaAAGACCGTGATCTCCGCTATGGTCGGCTGGGCTGCTCTAAGTCTG CTCTCGAAGAATTGGTCACATCATGTGACCACATTCATGTTTTTCCTGTTGGGTCTACGGTCCCTCTGGGAAGGGTTCACTAAGGATGATGA tGACAATGAAGAGTTGGAAGTAGAAAAGGGATG GTTGATGATGATTTGTAGACGCAACAGAAGCCTATCACTTACTTCTCACCAGTCTTTCTCAAG GATGGCTGCTTCGCAAGCGTTCTCACTCACCTTCTTCCGTAATTGGCGCAACAAAAGCCAG CTAGCAACGATTGGCTTGGCAGCTGATGAGAACATCTTAGCAGTGGTGCTTGGCGGAATAGC tGGACAAGTGTTGTGTACAGTTGCTGCTGTTACAGGGGGAGAGAGCCTGGCTTCTAAGATATCAGAGAGGCTG GTGACCCTCCTAGGTGGATTTCTCTTCCTAGCGTTTGGGGTCCAATCCCTACTTTCACCATCCTAA